CGCGGCGAGTCGCAGATCAATTACGACGCCGAGCGGGAAGGACTGGAGGCGAACCGGGTAGGCGGTCTCCAAGTGCTGGTGGTCCGACCCGGGATGGTGTACGGAAACGGGTCGTGGTTCCGCGGCCTGGCAGAAGCGATCCGCGCTCGCGAGTACCGGGTCGTCGGTGGAGGCACGAACCACTGGTCGTTCATCGACCGGTGGGACGTGGGAACCGCGTTCCAAGCTGTCCTCGAGTCGGGAATCGCAGGCGAAGTGTACAACGCCGTGGACGGGCATCCGGCTCCCCTTCGAGAGTTTGCCGACTTCATCGCGGCCAATCTCGAGGTACCGCCCCCGAAGACTGTGACCCTGGAAACGGCGGAACGCGAAATGGGAGAGGTCGTGGCCCGCCATCTCGCCGCCGACCGGCCCTCTTCGGCCGGCAAGCTGCGGAGACTGGGCTGGAAGCCGCGGATCGCGAGCTATCGCGACGGGGTCCCCGAGCTGCTTCGGGAGATGTTCCCCCGTAACGGCACGACTCCGTAGGGGCGATCCGTTCGAGTCCCGCACCAGACTCCTCCGCCCACCATCACGGATCGCGCATCGTCGCGGGCGACCCTTCCTCCGGCTTCACCCGACTACAGGTCCAGACTCAATCGGGTAGAACAATCGAACGTACACCCACCCCCTAAGTGCGCGTCGCAATCCCCCGGACCTGGGTCGCCCACCTGCGCCAGCGACGGCGCATCCTTTGGGGTCACCTCCAGGCCCGGGACACTTTCGGCCAGGCGCCAGGGACTTTCCGCACTTTACGCCGCCCATCACCCGGCCTGGGCGCTCCGCGTCATGCGGGAGGAAGCCTCTGGGCGTCAACTGGGATTCCGAGCTACGCTATTGCCCGTCGCGGGAGAACTCCTCGCGGCGACCGCCGCGATGTGCGACCGGGGACTCGGACGACACTCCCACGAGGTGTGGAGGCGGGTGGTCGTCTCGCCTCAGTGACCGCCCGGGATCTGCCCGTCTTCGGCCCCGGCCGGATCTACGACGGAGGGCGCTCCTCGAGCTGCCGCACGACGATGGGGACCTCGAGGAGCGACGTGATCTCGGGCGGATCGTCCCCGAACCCGGTTCCGTCCCGGTGGAGCCACACCGAGTGGAGCCCGGCCGCCGCCGCGGCCTTGGCGTCGGTGTAGGCTAGGTTTCCCACGTACAACGATTGGTCGGGGCGCACCCCCATGCGGCTCACGGCCCGGTGGAACAGCTCCGGGTTCGGTTTCGCCACCCGTTCGGTGCCCGAGGAGACGATGCACGCGAAATGATGGAGGATCCCAGCGTTCGTTAGGATCTCTCGAACGCTCTCCTCGCTGCGCGAGTTCGACACGACGCCCATCTCCCGGTGCTCGGCGGCGAGGAGCTCGAGACAGCGTCGGGCGTCGGAGAACAGACGGAGGGGCCGCGCACTCCCCTCCAGCCTCGCTCCCCAGTCGTGCACGAACTTCTCGGCGACCGGGACGCTCACTTCCCGTCCGCTCGCGCGCTCGAGGGTACGCTGCCAGAACTCGACGTGCGTGACCCGTTCGGGAGTGTCCGTCTCTCGCTCGACCTCGGCGAAGGCGTGCGCGAGGTCCTCCGGATCGAACTCGATATAGAGATGGCGCGCGAGCTCGGTCCAGCCCGCGTAGTCGCGCTCGTCGATCAGCGTGCCGCCCAGATCGAAGAGCACGGCCCGGATCGCCGTGCGGTCCACCTCCATGGGCGGGGTGGGGCCTCCGAGGGCCATCAACTTGACGGATGCCCCGGTGCCGGGGTAGATCCTTCCCGGGAACCGTGCGACTACGCCACGGAGACGCTGACGATGTCAGTGTGCCGGACCAAGATCGCGCGGGCGATCTTGAGCTGCTTGCCTTGCTTGCCAATCGCGCGGGCCTTCCAGACCGGATCGACCGTCACCGTCACGTGCCGGCCCCGCTCCTTCGGCGCGAACTCGACCTTGATCGGATGGTACGGGTAGAACACGTTGAGCGCGAGCCGGGCCGGATCGTCCGAGTACTCGACGACCACGATCTCCTTCTTGAGCATCGTCTTCAGGCGCTCGACCAGCACCCCGCCGGGCCCGATCGCCTTGCGCAGATCCTCCGGGGGGATCAGGAAGATCCGCTTGTCCTCGGCCTCGAGGCAGTCCTTGACCTGGGCGCCCGTCGCCTCCTCGAAGAGACGGATGTAGGCGATCGTCTCGTTGTCGAGCGTGATCTCCGGCATGGGGAAGGGGTTCGGCGTTTCTCGACTAACCGGTTTCGAGGGTGAGGATCGCGCTCGATCCCGGATCGAGGATCGCCATCGCGCTGATCGGGTGGGGTCGACCGCAGGCCTGGCCGAGGTCGACCGCGGTGCCTTCGTAGTGATAGATCGGAGCGGAGCCGATCTTGCGACCGGTCCGGAGCGCCTCGTCCGGGCAGCTGGTAGCTACGATCACGAGCCGGGCCTTCTTGGATTCGGCGGCGGCCCGGGTCTCGGTCACCCCGATGCGGACGGTGCCGGTCTCGAGCGCGACCTTCAGCGCGTGGGCGAGATCCATGTTCAAGCCACCTCCTCGGTCCCATGCGTCGGCGTGCCGGTCGCGGCGGCCGTTGCGGCGGGGCTGGCGGGCGGGGGCACGACTCCCGGGGGTAGCGCGGTTCGGATGGGCCGGTAGACGAGGTTCACGGCCCCGGTGCCGAGCGTGATCGGCTGGCCGACGATGATGTTCTCCGCGACGCCGCGCAACTCGTCCGTCTCACCGGTGATCGCGGCGTGCAACAGGTGCGCCGCCGTGATCTCGAAGGCGGCGCGAGCGAGCACGCTCGTCTTCTTGCCCGAGATCCCGTGGCGGCCGATCGCGCGGATGTCGCCTTCGTTGGTCATCATGTCGCTCACGAGCATCAGGTGACGCACGTCGACCCCGAGTCCCTGCTCGCCGAGCGTGCGGCTCGCTTCATGGATGAGGGCCGTCCGGGCGGCCTCGACGCCGAACACACGGTAGATCTCGAAGACCGAGTTGGTGGTCGTGCGCGCAGCGTCCACCCCGGGGATCTCGAGCACGCCGTCCAGGTTCGATCCCTCGGTGTAGATGACGTACTCGTCCTTCTCCTTGCGGATCAGCGCGCGCTTGATGCCGGTCACGCCCTTGATGCGGACCGCCTTGGCCTCCTCGCTCGCGAGGAGCAGCTTCTTGAACGGCATCTCCTCCACGGCCTCCTCCTTCTTCGTCTTCGTGGCCGTGCCGCGATCGTGGAGGTGGATCTCGAGCGAGCGCGTCTCCCCGCCACCCGAGCCGGGCCGGATCTCGAACATCCGGGAGTCGAGGTTCTCCGCGAGCGCCGCCTCGATGTCCGCCCGCTTGACGCCGCGCGTGTGCAGCAGCGAGCCCTGAGGAGAGATAACGACCTTGAGTTCCTCGACGACGGTACCGACCGACGCGACATCGGGCAACGTCGTGACCTCGAT
The Thermoplasmata archaeon DNA segment above includes these coding regions:
- a CDS encoding NAD(P)-dependent oxidoreductase; this encodes MRTAMDTPVNPGKVRRVLVVGASGFLGQSVVRAFSRAGYEVRGLVRDPVKGACVGEDGGTPVVGDVLDVRAVRNAAAGCSGIIHLAANPPVEWDSARVRVEGTRNLVDAARRQGVARLVIGSGYWVYRGQPELIDEDSPVEPRGESQINYDAEREGLEANRVGGLQVLVVRPGMVYGNGSWFRGLAEAIRAREYRVVGGGTNHWSFIDRWDVGTAFQAVLESGIAGEVYNAVDGHPAPLREFADFIAANLEVPPPKTVTLETAEREMGEVVARHLAADRPSSAGKLRRLGWKPRIASYRDGVPELLREMFPRNGTTP
- a CDS encoding HAD family hydrolase; translated protein: MEVDRTAIRAVLFDLGGTLIDERDYAGWTELARHLYIEFDPEDLAHAFAEVERETDTPERVTHVEFWQRTLERASGREVSVPVAEKFVHDWGARLEGSARPLRLFSDARRCLELLAAEHREMGVVSNSRSEESVREILTNAGILHHFACIVSSGTERVAKPNPELFHRAVSRMGVRPDQSLYVGNLAYTDAKAAAAAGLHSVWLHRDGTGFGDDPPEITSLLEVPIVVRQLEERPPS
- a CDS encoding NusA-like transcription termination signal-binding factor produces the protein MPEITLDNETIAYIRLFEEATGAQVKDCLEAEDKRIFLIPPEDLRKAIGPGGVLVERLKTMLKKEIVVVEYSDDPARLALNVFYPYHPIKVEFAPKERGRHVTVTVDPVWKARAIGKQGKQLKIARAILVRHTDIVSVSVA
- a CDS encoding 50S ribosomal protein L30e; this translates as MDLAHALKVALETGTVRIGVTETRAAAESKKARLVIVATSCPDEALRTGRKIGSAPIYHYEGTAVDLGQACGRPHPISAMAILDPGSSAILTLETG
- the rpoA2 gene encoding DNA-directed RNA polymerase subunit A'', producing the protein MKMVEEKGSGREALSHKIDEIARKEGIRFPPSLVTELKERLLRQKLSTSETTKIVREVAQRFHKALVDPHESVGIVAAQSIGEPGTQMTLRTFHYAGVAEMNVTLGLPRLIELVDARRVPSTPMMTVYVDPKLRSNREAVQEIALRIEVTTLPDVASVGTVVEELKVVISPQGSLLHTRGVKRADIEAALAENLDSRMFEIRPGSGGGETRSLEIHLHDRGTATKTKKEEAVEEMPFKKLLLASEEAKAVRIKGVTGIKRALIRKEKDEYVIYTEGSNLDGVLEIPGVDAARTTTNSVFEIYRVFGVEAARTALIHEASRTLGEQGLGVDVRHLMLVSDMMTNEGDIRAIGRHGISGKKTSVLARAAFEITAAHLLHAAITGETDELRGVAENIIVGQPITLGTGAVNLVYRPIRTALPPGVVPPPASPAATAAATGTPTHGTEEVA